Proteins found in one Solitalea lacus genomic segment:
- a CDS encoding DUF4861 family protein — MIKLVKPLLLIVGLLTIQKVNAQVNTLNEIKISNKSNLAFEEAIVEIPWGLIVQKWPKIDTSNFKVIAVNQKKELPFQLEHRGEKQIKKLLVRVSIPANSNLLISLQKGKAEKINYLTYARYVPERKDDFAWENDRGAFRMYGKALEDTKENAYGLDVWTKSTDRLVLNERYKNGTYHTDHGDGLDYYHVGFSLGAGNIVPFVNDTLWYSKNYRRFEILDNGPLRSTFRLYYDEWSVAGKPVKVIKTISLDAGSQLNRMEISYDFNGDNLPVAVGIIKRPEPGTILLDEKKAIMGYWEPQHGNDGIIGVGSVIPASVQVMKVDKQQLLSIGKASANQPYIYYTGAAWNKAGKITTSNDWFQYLQDFATKLEHPLEISSVALTKNTQKLK, encoded by the coding sequence ATGATAAAATTAGTTAAACCATTACTGTTGATAGTCGGCCTGTTGACAATACAAAAAGTGAATGCTCAGGTTAACACATTAAATGAAATAAAGATCAGCAACAAAAGTAATCTTGCTTTTGAGGAAGCTATTGTTGAAATCCCTTGGGGATTGATAGTACAAAAATGGCCCAAAATAGATACTTCAAATTTTAAAGTTATTGCCGTTAATCAGAAGAAAGAACTTCCGTTTCAACTTGAGCATAGAGGGGAAAAACAAATCAAAAAATTATTGGTCAGGGTCAGTATTCCTGCCAATAGCAATCTTCTTATCTCTTTGCAAAAAGGAAAGGCTGAAAAGATTAATTATCTCACTTATGCGAGGTATGTTCCCGAAAGAAAAGATGATTTTGCTTGGGAAAACGATCGTGGGGCATTCCGAATGTATGGGAAAGCACTGGAGGACACCAAGGAAAATGCCTATGGTTTAGACGTTTGGACCAAGAGCACTGACCGACTTGTACTTAATGAGCGTTATAAAAACGGAACCTATCACACTGACCATGGCGACGGTTTGGATTATTATCATGTTGGTTTTTCTTTAGGCGCCGGCAATATTGTTCCTTTTGTGAACGACACACTATGGTATTCAAAAAATTACCGTCGTTTTGAAATATTGGATAATGGTCCGTTGCGTAGTACATTTCGTTTGTATTACGATGAATGGTCTGTAGCAGGAAAACCTGTAAAAGTTATTAAAACCATCAGTCTTGATGCGGGCTCGCAATTAAACCGAATGGAAATCAGCTATGATTTTAATGGTGATAATTTGCCTGTGGCTGTTGGCATCATTAAACGCCCGGAACCAGGAACTATCTTACTTGATGAAAAGAAGGCCATTATGGGCTACTGGGAGCCACAGCATGGAAACGATGGTATAATAGGCGTTGGAAGTGTGATCCCTGCCTCTGTTCAGGTTATGAAGGTAGATAAGCAGCAATTACTTTCCATTGGTAAAGCAAGTGCCAATCAACCTTATATCTACTATACAGGTGCGGCTTGGAATAAAGCGGGAAAAATTACCACCAGCAATGACTGGTTTCAATATTTGCAAGATTTTGCCACCAAGCTGGAGCACCCTTTAGAAATAAGCAGTGTTGCTTTAACCAAAAACACCCAAAAACTAAAATGA
- a CDS encoding SDR family NAD(P)-dependent oxidoreductase encodes MNVFNQFSLKGKIALVTGCKRGIGKAMAEGLAEAGADIIGVSASLEPNSEVQRSVEALGRKFYTYQCDFSNRDQLYAFIAQVKNDFPSIDILINNAGNILRKPIAEHPDEYWDEIVAINQTAQFILTREIGKEMIAKGSGKIIFTASLLTFQGGINVPGYAASKGAVGSLVKAFANEWASKGVNVNAIAPGYISTDNTTALRADEKRSRSILERIPANRWGEPEDFKGPVVFLCSGAANYIHGTILTVDGGWMGR; translated from the coding sequence ATGAACGTATTTAATCAATTTAGCCTTAAGGGAAAAATAGCGCTTGTAACAGGCTGTAAACGAGGGATAGGAAAAGCTATGGCAGAAGGCCTGGCCGAAGCAGGAGCTGATATAATTGGCGTGTCAGCTTCTCTTGAGCCAAACAGTGAAGTGCAAAGATCAGTAGAGGCTTTGGGAAGAAAGTTCTATACTTACCAATGTGATTTTTCTAATCGTGATCAATTATATGCATTTATCGCTCAGGTGAAAAATGATTTTCCTTCAATCGATATTTTGATAAATAATGCAGGAAATATTCTGCGCAAACCGATAGCCGAACATCCGGATGAGTATTGGGATGAGATTGTTGCCATCAACCAAACGGCTCAGTTTATATTAACTCGTGAGATCGGGAAAGAAATGATTGCAAAAGGGAGTGGAAAAATCATCTTTACAGCTTCCCTTTTAACCTTTCAGGGAGGAATCAATGTGCCGGGATATGCGGCGAGTAAAGGCGCAGTTGGCTCGTTGGTGAAAGCTTTTGCCAACGAATGGGCAAGCAAAGGAGTAAATGTAAATGCAATTGCGCCAGGCTACATTTCAACCGATAACACTACAGCTTTGCGTGCCGACGAGAAGCGCAGTCGCTCAATTCTTGAGCGTATTCCTGCTAATCGATGGGGTGAACCAGAAGATTTTAAAGGACCTGTCGTGTTTTTATGTTCAGGTGCTGCCAATTATATTCACGGAACCATTTTAACAGTGGATGGAGGCTGGATGGGAAGGTAA
- a CDS encoding lysophospholipid acyltransferase family protein translates to MRKVFAVVQLVVGLIAFIAAMLLVLPFIIVAFLLFPGKTGSDISFIFLRIWSTIISIFTLIFYKSYHKEKAPTGRSYVYVVNHGSYLDSIAVVLGIHQSFKPLGKVEMTKIPIFGIIYKRLVVLIDRSSHESRRKCVEDLKVELAKGMSVLIFPEGTMNKTEKPLSDFYDGAFRIAIETQTPIAPIVLLNSKELLPRTNPLAIKPGLVKVVYADVIETAGMTIDDLPQLKERAYQSMERLIMDERRYFERKASGNFC, encoded by the coding sequence ATGCGTAAGGTTTTTGCTGTTGTCCAGTTGGTGGTAGGTTTGATAGCATTTATTGCTGCAATGCTGCTTGTTTTACCTTTCATTATAGTCGCATTTTTACTTTTCCCTGGCAAAACTGGAAGTGATATTTCTTTTATTTTTTTGCGTATCTGGTCCACAATTATATCCATCTTCACCTTAATATTTTATAAATCATATCATAAAGAGAAGGCTCCAACTGGCCGTTCCTATGTTTATGTTGTAAACCATGGGTCATATCTCGACTCAATAGCTGTGGTTTTAGGAATTCATCAATCGTTTAAACCGCTAGGGAAGGTGGAAATGACTAAGATTCCAATTTTTGGAATAATTTATAAACGCTTGGTAGTATTGATAGACAGAAGCAGTCATGAAAGTCGAAGGAAATGTGTGGAAGATTTGAAGGTGGAACTTGCCAAAGGAATGTCTGTGCTGATCTTTCCGGAAGGAACTATGAATAAGACTGAAAAACCACTTTCTGATTTTTATGACGGAGCCTTTCGTATTGCTATTGAAACACAAACGCCTATAGCCCCAATTGTACTGCTTAATTCTAAAGAGTTATTACCCCGCACCAACCCATTGGCAATTAAACCAGGACTTGTTAAAGTCGTATATGCTGATGTGATTGAAACTGCCGGAATGACTATAGATGATCTTCCCCAGCTTAAAGAACGGGCTTATCAATCGATGGAACGTCTGATTATGGATGAACGCCGGTATTTTGAAAGAAAGGCATCGGGTAACTTTTGTTAA
- the rnc gene encoding ribonuclease III, whose translation MPALRLYRLYFSREKNYVKALNNMLGFVPRNLTVYKLAFRHKSVAPQLKEGLKNSNERLEFLGDAVLGAVVGEMLFKKYPFRDEGFLTEMRSKIVNRNHLNQLAKKIGIGDMMDYDTRMINNPAKQGSLMGDAFEALIGAIYLDKGYTFTKAFILNRILKAHVDVDALEQTETNFKSKLIEWCQRHGKEVLFELMPNEEGAKSKLFTVKVFVDNEECGIGQDFTKKNAEKVAAERACGLLGI comes from the coding sequence ATGCCCGCATTGCGTTTATACAGGCTTTATTTTTCGCGTGAAAAAAATTATGTAAAAGCTTTAAATAATATGCTTGGGTTTGTTCCGCGAAATTTAACCGTGTACAAACTGGCCTTCCGCCACAAGTCTGTTGCTCCGCAATTAAAAGAAGGGTTGAAGAACAGCAATGAGCGGTTAGAGTTTTTAGGTGATGCTGTCCTTGGCGCTGTTGTAGGTGAAATGCTCTTCAAAAAATACCCTTTCAGGGATGAAGGCTTTCTGACCGAAATGCGTTCGAAAATTGTAAACCGAAATCACTTAAATCAATTGGCAAAAAAAATTGGAATAGGTGATATGATGGATTACGATACCCGTATGATTAACAACCCTGCAAAACAGGGCTCTTTAATGGGTGATGCCTTTGAAGCGCTTATCGGGGCCATTTATTTAGATAAGGGTTACACATTTACCAAGGCCTTCATTTTAAATCGCATTCTAAAAGCACATGTTGATGTTGATGCACTAGAGCAAACAGAAACCAACTTCAAAAGTAAACTGATTGAATGGTGTCAGCGCCACGGAAAAGAAGTGCTGTTTGAGTTAATGCCTAACGAAGAAGGTGCAAAATCAAAGTTATTTACTGTAAAAGTATTTGTGGATAACGAAGAATGTGGCATTGGGCAGGATTTTACCAAGAAAAATGCTGAAAAGGTAGCCGCTGAACGCGCTTGTGGTTTATTAGGCATTTAA
- the fabF gene encoding beta-ketoacyl-ACP synthase II, with the protein MQLKRVVVTGLGALTPLGNTVPEYWNGLINGVSGAAMITKFDTEKFKTKFACEVKNFNPEDFMDKKEARKVDPFVQYAIASTHEAVIDAGVNFEELDTNRIGVIWGAGIGGLKTFLDEISAFAKGDGTPRYNPFFIPKMIVDIAAGHISIKYGLRGPNFATVSACASSNNAIIDAFNYIRLGKANMFITGGSEAIINEAGIGGFNAMHALSTRNDSPETASRPFDLDRDGFVAGEGAGTIILEELEHAKKRGAKIYAEIVGGGMSADANHITAPHPEGLGARNVMIAALEDAGMTVDDIDYINVHGTSTPLGDISETTAIVNLFGENAYKLNISSTKSMTGHLLGAAGAIEAIASILAVVNDTVPPTINHFTDDPAIDSKLNLTFNKPQKRVIRAALSNTFGFGGHNTSVIFKKFEE; encoded by the coding sequence ATGCAACTTAAACGTGTTGTTGTAACAGGGCTCGGGGCACTTACACCATTGGGTAATACAGTTCCAGAATATTGGAACGGATTGATCAATGGTGTGAGTGGCGCAGCCATGATTACTAAATTCGATACCGAAAAGTTTAAGACGAAGTTCGCCTGCGAGGTAAAGAATTTCAACCCGGAAGATTTTATGGATAAAAAGGAAGCCCGTAAAGTGGATCCTTTTGTTCAATACGCCATTGCTTCTACTCATGAGGCAGTAATTGATGCTGGTGTTAACTTTGAAGAGCTTGATACTAACCGTATCGGGGTTATTTGGGGTGCTGGTATCGGTGGTTTAAAAACCTTCCTTGATGAAATTTCAGCTTTTGCAAAAGGTGATGGAACTCCGCGTTACAATCCATTCTTCATCCCTAAAATGATTGTGGATATCGCTGCGGGTCATATTTCAATTAAGTATGGCTTAAGAGGTCCAAACTTCGCAACTGTTTCGGCTTGTGCTTCATCAAACAATGCTATTATTGATGCCTTTAACTATATTCGTTTAGGCAAAGCAAATATGTTCATCACTGGTGGTTCTGAAGCGATTATTAATGAAGCCGGTATAGGTGGATTTAACGCTATGCATGCACTTTCAACCAGGAATGATTCGCCTGAAACGGCATCTCGTCCGTTTGACCTTGACCGCGATGGTTTCGTTGCTGGTGAAGGAGCAGGGACAATTATTCTGGAAGAATTAGAGCATGCAAAGAAACGCGGTGCTAAAATTTATGCTGAAATTGTAGGAGGCGGAATGAGTGCTGATGCCAATCACATTACAGCTCCACACCCAGAAGGTTTGGGCGCGCGTAACGTAATGATTGCTGCACTGGAAGATGCTGGAATGACTGTTGATGATATTGATTATATCAACGTTCACGGAACTTCAACTCCACTAGGTGATATCAGTGAAACCACGGCTATTGTAAATTTATTTGGAGAGAATGCTTATAAATTGAACATCAGTTCAACTAAGTCAATGACCGGTCACTTATTGGGAGCTGCTGGAGCTATTGAAGCTATTGCTTCTATCTTAGCAGTTGTTAATGATACTGTTCCTCCAACTATTAATCACTTTACCGATGATCCGGCAATTGACTCTAAGTTAAATCTTACGTTTAACAAGCCTCAAAAGCGGGTTATTCGTGCTGCCTTGTCGAATACCTTCGGATTTGGCGGACACAACACCTCGGTAATTTTCAAAAAATTTGAAGAATAA
- a CDS encoding acyl carrier protein, with protein sequence MSDIASRVKAIIVEKLGVDENEVTPEASFTNDLGADSLDTVELIMEFEKEFNVAIPDEQAEQIATVGQAIAYLEKNVK encoded by the coding sequence ATGTCAGATATTGCATCAAGAGTAAAAGCGATTATCGTTGAGAAATTAGGTGTTGACGAGAACGAAGTAACACCTGAAGCTAGCTTTACTAACGATTTAGGTGCCGATTCGCTTGATACAGTTGAGCTTATCATGGAATTCGAGAAAGAATTTAACGTGGCTATTCCTGACGAGCAAGCTGAGCAAATTGCTACAGTAGGTCAGGCGATTGCTTACCTTGAAAAAAACGTTAAATAA
- a CDS encoding IPExxxVDY family protein produces MNKKVLKISFDYDFTLIGISAPTRDYRFCWFLNKELSFNLIKTDDIILLNKANEEIYFSRYHQFFEESEQDYFLIGNKGISGYLIPERKEIDFFLLIHNLNYQSERDALLQQINKMSITQTAFFIDANKLKSKENFLF; encoded by the coding sequence TTGAATAAAAAAGTATTAAAGATATCATTTGACTATGATTTTACGCTGATTGGTATTTCGGCACCAACCCGCGATTATCGTTTTTGCTGGTTTCTCAATAAGGAACTGTCGTTTAATTTAATAAAAACTGATGACATTATACTATTGAACAAAGCAAATGAAGAAATTTATTTTTCAAGGTATCATCAGTTTTTTGAAGAAAGCGAACAAGATTACTTTTTAATTGGCAATAAAGGAATAAGTGGCTACCTCATACCCGAGCGCAAAGAAATCGATTTTTTCCTATTGATACATAACCTTAACTACCAATCGGAAAGGGATGCTTTGCTTCAGCAGATCAACAAAATGAGCATTACCCAAACGGCTTTTTTTATTGATGCCAATAAACTAAAATCTAAAGAGAACTTCTTGTTCTGA
- the pyk gene encoding pyruvate kinase → MNELHNRTKIVATLGPASSQKEVLLQMIQVGLNVCRINFSHGKHEEHQQTINLIREINKEFNYNVGILADLQGPKIRIGDMENNGVAFETGDVVNIVTTPKTGDKNSIYITYTPFPKDVNPGEVFLLDDGKMQMRVLETNKIDTVKAEVLYSGVLSSKKGVNLPYTKTSTPSLTDKDREDLDFALKNNIEWIGLSFVREAQDIIDLKKIIAKNGSIAKVIAKIEKPEAIDNIDSIIDVTDGVMVARGDLGVEMPMEVVPILQKQIVQKCNALAKPVIIATQMMDSMVTSPRPTRAEANDVANSVLDGADAVMLSNETSVGAYPVVVIESMSKIIRNVEEGMYPYYNDSNIEEHPETFLAESICNSAVYLAEKTNAKAIISMTWSGYSAYQIASQRPKAHTYVFTGNRDLMNSLSLIWGVKAFYYDRFETTDNTIKEVNNILKANGYVTEGDVIINTASTPIAEKGRTNTIKVSVA, encoded by the coding sequence ATGAACGAATTACACAACAGAACAAAGATTGTGGCTACACTTGGGCCTGCTTCCTCCCAAAAGGAAGTATTGCTGCAGATGATTCAAGTAGGCCTCAATGTTTGCCGAATTAACTTCTCTCACGGTAAACACGAAGAACATCAGCAAACCATCAACCTAATCAGAGAAATCAATAAAGAGTTTAATTATAATGTAGGCATTCTAGCCGATTTGCAGGGTCCAAAAATTCGTATCGGAGATATGGAAAATAACGGCGTTGCATTTGAAACGGGTGATGTGGTTAATATTGTTACCACACCTAAAACCGGTGACAAAAATTCCATCTATATTACTTATACACCTTTCCCAAAAGATGTTAACCCTGGGGAAGTATTTTTATTGGATGATGGAAAAATGCAGATGCGCGTTTTAGAAACCAATAAGATTGACACTGTAAAGGCAGAAGTGTTATATAGTGGTGTTCTTTCATCAAAAAAGGGAGTAAATCTACCCTATACTAAAACCAGTACCCCAAGCTTAACAGATAAAGATCGCGAAGATTTAGATTTTGCGCTGAAGAACAATATTGAATGGATTGGTTTATCTTTTGTTCGTGAAGCTCAAGATATTATCGATTTGAAAAAAATTATTGCCAAAAACGGCAGCATTGCAAAAGTAATTGCCAAGATTGAAAAGCCTGAAGCCATTGACAATATCGACTCTATCATTGATGTAACCGACGGTGTAATGGTTGCTCGTGGTGACTTAGGCGTTGAAATGCCTATGGAAGTTGTTCCTATTTTACAAAAACAAATTGTTCAGAAGTGTAATGCATTAGCTAAACCGGTAATTATTGCTACACAGATGATGGATTCAATGGTTACCAGTCCTCGTCCTACTCGTGCAGAGGCAAATGACGTAGCCAACTCTGTATTAGATGGAGCCGATGCTGTAATGTTAAGTAACGAAACTTCAGTAGGTGCTTATCCTGTCGTGGTAATTGAGTCGATGAGCAAAATCATCCGAAATGTAGAGGAAGGCATGTATCCTTACTACAATGATTCTAACATCGAGGAACACCCTGAAACATTCCTAGCTGAGTCGATTTGCAACTCTGCAGTTTATCTTGCCGAAAAAACCAATGCTAAAGCAATTATTTCGATGACTTGGTCGGGTTATTCAGCTTATCAGATTGCCAGCCAACGCCCAAAAGCGCATACATATGTTTTTACGGGCAACCGTGACTTGATGAACAGTTTGAGTTTGATTTGGGGTGTTAAAGCTTTCTATTATGATAGGTTTGAAACCACTGACAACACCATTAAAGAGGTTAACAACATTTTAAAAGCTAACGGATATGTAACTGAGGGTGACGTAATTATCAACACTGCTTCAACCCCAATTGCTGAAAAAGGCAGAACTAACACTATTAAAGTAAGTGTTGCCTAA
- a CDS encoding vitamin B12-dependent ribonucleotide reductase gives MKKNATLTTGMKVERHFTREDVNPFDMFKYEKRASVIRNPSGDAVFEMNNVEVPENWSQVATDILAQKYFRRAGVPQPDGTLGSENSIKQVAHRMANCWMDWGKRYNYFASDTDAQVFYEELVYTITAQMAAPNSPQWFNTGLYSSYGISGGPQGHYYVDPKTEELTKSTSAYERPQPHACFILSVDDDLVNDGGIMDLWVREARIFKYGSGVGTNYSKIRGENEKLGGGGTSSGLMSFLKVGDRAAGAIKSGGTTRRAAKMVCLDLDHPEIVQFIDWKVEEEKKVAALIAAGYASDYEGEAYRTVSGQNSNNSVRIPNSFFKDLKEGKDWEMKARTTGKTVGTISAEKLWNKIGFAAWACADPGVQYDSTINEWHTCPEGGRINASNPCSEYMFLDNTACNLASINLQHFFNPDTLTFDVKGFEHICRLWTIVLEISVLMAQFPSKEVAKLSYDYRTLGLGYANLGSMLMVAGIPYDSEKARAIGGAITAIMTGTAYATSAEMAQHLGPFKEYTKNKEHMMRVIRNHRYAAYNAADAYEGLQIHPSGIDPKFCPDYLLSAACNAWDKAVKLGESYGYRNAQTTVIAPTGTIGLVMDCDTTGIEPDFALVKFKKLSGGGYFKIINQAIPAALKNLGYHPHQIDAIVNYAKGYGSIKEAPHINFETLAAKGFTSSDLERLDKAILSAFEISFAFNVWTLGEECIQRLGFKPEQYSDPSFNLLKSLGFSNQQITLANDHVCGTMTIEGAPYLKSEHYPIFDCANRCGSIGQRYIHAHGHIRMMASAQPFLSGAISKTINLPNEATVEQIQDCYKLSWELGLKANALYRDGCKLSQPLSTKSDKEDDKIEAVEEALGKAAELKIQELSPEQVLEAAIHILNKSEDTVFKRQLSSIVERKRLPQKRRGFTQKAHVGGQTVFVRTGEYQDGTVGEIFVDMHKEGASFRSLMNCFAIAVSIGLQYGVPLEEFVDKFTFTRFEPSGMVGGHENIKSATSIIDYIFRLLGYEYLNRTDLVHVVTQQNAHLSNPEMHDEDVNPDSSNMFPEAVVTNSTQQNHEVKFKAFDISGGVQSDAPACNLCGHITVRSGTCYKCLNCGNSLGCS, from the coding sequence ATGAAGAAAAACGCCACCCTAACTACAGGGATGAAGGTAGAACGACACTTCACCCGAGAAGATGTTAATCCGTTTGATATGTTCAAGTATGAAAAACGTGCCTCCGTTATCAGAAATCCGTCAGGAGATGCAGTTTTTGAGATGAACAATGTTGAAGTGCCAGAAAATTGGTCTCAAGTGGCTACCGATATTTTGGCTCAGAAATATTTTCGACGCGCAGGAGTGCCTCAACCCGATGGCACTTTGGGGTCAGAAAATTCAATAAAACAAGTAGCACATCGTATGGCCAATTGTTGGATGGATTGGGGCAAACGGTATAACTACTTTGCCTCAGACACTGACGCACAAGTATTTTATGAAGAATTGGTTTACACCATTACAGCGCAAATGGCTGCCCCCAACTCACCTCAATGGTTTAATACAGGTTTATATTCTTCCTATGGCATCTCAGGCGGCCCGCAAGGGCACTATTACGTTGATCCCAAAACCGAAGAGCTGACAAAATCAACTTCTGCTTATGAGCGTCCGCAGCCGCATGCCTGCTTTATTCTCTCAGTTGACGACGACCTTGTTAACGATGGGGGTATAATGGACCTTTGGGTACGCGAAGCGCGCATCTTCAAGTATGGCTCGGGTGTAGGCACCAATTATTCAAAAATCCGTGGTGAAAATGAAAAATTAGGAGGTGGTGGCACTTCATCCGGACTAATGTCATTTCTTAAAGTCGGAGATCGTGCTGCAGGAGCGATAAAATCGGGCGGTACCACACGCCGTGCGGCGAAAATGGTTTGCTTAGATTTAGACCATCCTGAAATTGTCCAATTTATTGATTGGAAAGTTGAGGAAGAAAAAAAGGTTGCGGCGTTAATTGCTGCCGGTTACGCCTCTGATTACGAAGGGGAAGCATATCGAACCGTTTCGGGACAAAATTCTAATAACTCAGTTCGCATCCCTAACTCCTTTTTTAAGGATTTAAAAGAAGGCAAAGATTGGGAAATGAAAGCCAGAACGACGGGAAAAACCGTTGGCACTATTTCAGCAGAGAAACTCTGGAACAAAATAGGTTTTGCAGCATGGGCATGCGCAGATCCTGGAGTACAATATGACTCAACTATTAACGAATGGCATACCTGCCCTGAAGGAGGACGAATCAACGCTTCCAACCCATGTTCAGAATATATGTTCTTGGACAACACTGCTTGTAATCTGGCCTCTATCAACCTGCAGCATTTCTTCAATCCAGATACCTTAACTTTTGATGTGAAAGGCTTTGAACATATTTGTCGTTTATGGACAATTGTGTTGGAGATTTCAGTCTTAATGGCCCAATTTCCATCAAAAGAAGTAGCTAAATTATCCTATGACTATCGCACATTGGGACTAGGATATGCTAACCTGGGCTCAATGCTCATGGTAGCAGGCATTCCTTACGACAGTGAGAAAGCACGAGCTATTGGAGGAGCAATAACGGCTATTATGACGGGCACTGCCTATGCTACTTCAGCAGAAATGGCTCAACATTTGGGCCCGTTCAAAGAGTACACTAAAAATAAAGAGCACATGATGCGTGTTATACGTAATCATCGCTATGCTGCATACAACGCCGCTGACGCCTACGAAGGTTTGCAAATTCACCCTTCAGGTATCGACCCCAAATTCTGCCCTGATTATCTACTTTCTGCCGCATGTAACGCCTGGGATAAGGCTGTCAAGTTAGGAGAAAGCTATGGTTATAGAAATGCTCAAACTACTGTTATTGCTCCTACTGGCACAATTGGGTTGGTAATGGATTGCGATACCACTGGTATTGAACCAGATTTTGCTTTGGTAAAATTTAAAAAATTATCAGGAGGTGGCTATTTCAAAATAATTAATCAGGCTATCCCTGCCGCCCTAAAAAATCTTGGGTACCATCCGCATCAAATTGATGCAATAGTTAATTATGCAAAAGGCTATGGATCTATAAAAGAAGCTCCACATATCAACTTTGAAACATTGGCAGCCAAAGGCTTTACTTCATCCGACTTGGAACGACTGGACAAAGCAATTCTATCGGCTTTTGAAATTAGCTTTGCTTTTAATGTTTGGACATTGGGGGAAGAATGTATTCAACGTCTTGGTTTCAAACCTGAACAGTATAGTGATCCTTCCTTTAACTTATTAAAATCCCTAGGTTTTAGCAACCAGCAAATTACACTTGCAAATGATCATGTGTGTGGAACAATGACCATTGAAGGAGCACCATATCTTAAATCTGAGCACTACCCTATTTTTGACTGTGCTAATCGTTGCGGTTCTATTGGTCAACGATATATTCATGCTCATGGTCATATTCGCATGATGGCTTCAGCACAGCCTTTCTTATCAGGAGCTATCTCTAAAACCATTAACCTTCCTAATGAGGCTACTGTAGAACAAATTCAAGATTGCTATAAGTTAAGCTGGGAATTAGGATTGAAAGCAAATGCCTTGTATCGTGATGGCTGTAAATTATCTCAACCTCTATCAACAAAATCTGATAAAGAGGACGATAAGATAGAAGCCGTTGAAGAGGCTTTAGGTAAGGCTGCAGAATTAAAAATACAGGAACTATCTCCTGAACAGGTATTGGAAGCAGCTATACATATTCTTAACAAATCAGAAGATACAGTTTTCAAACGTCAACTATCTAGTATTGTTGAGCGTAAGCGCTTGCCTCAAAAAAGAAGAGGGTTCACTCAGAAAGCTCATGTTGGTGGCCAAACTGTATTTGTACGTACAGGAGAATATCAAGATGGAACTGTTGGTGAAATCTTCGTTGATATGCATAAAGAAGGAGCATCCTTCCGTTCGCTAATGAACTGTTTCGCCATTGCAGTTTCAATTGGTCTTCAATATGGTGTTCCATTGGAAGAATTTGTAGACAAATTCACTTTCACCAGATTTGAGCCTTCAGGAATGGTTGGTGGACATGAAAATATCAAAAGTGCAACCTCAATAATTGACTATATTTTCCGTTTACTTGGCTATGAGTATCTCAATCGTACAGATTTAGTACATGTGGTTACCCAGCAAAATGCACATTTGAGCAACCCTGAAATGCATGATGAGGATGTAAACCCTGACAGTAGCAATATGTTTCCGGAGGCAGTGGTCACAAACTCAACCCAACAAAATCATGAAGTAAAATTTAAAGCATTTGATATAAGTGGAGGAGTTCAATCTGATGCTCCGGCTTGTAATTTGTGCGGACATATTACAGTTCGATCAGGCACGTGCTACAAGTGTTTAAACTGTGGTAATTCACTTGGGTGCAGTTAG
- a CDS encoding porin family protein, producing MKKMLLAAVAVFITLSASAQKLNFGVKGGVNFTSVSDIKFTGNLSQSYQQTADGVTGYHLGVWTEIGIPVISIQPELLYFHKGFKAIDAQGARSEVKLNYLDIPVLAKFNLLPVLHVVAGPQLSLKLSDKITGASTFTDVLNKESFKSGDWGAVLGAGVTVSKIQLQGRYVWGLSKVTSNNVEFKNQMFQLSLAYKLF from the coding sequence ATGAAAAAAATGCTTTTGGCTGCTGTTGCAGTATTTATAACTCTTTCTGCTTCAGCGCAAAAACTTAACTTTGGAGTTAAGGGTGGCGTGAATTTCACTAGCGTAAGTGATATTAAATTTACGGGGAATTTAAGTCAATCTTATCAGCAAACTGCTGATGGTGTAACAGGTTATCACCTTGGTGTTTGGACAGAAATTGGTATTCCGGTTATTTCTATTCAACCGGAGTTATTATATTTTCATAAGGGTTTTAAGGCAATAGATGCGCAAGGGGCCAGATCAGAGGTAAAGTTGAATTATCTGGATATACCGGTACTTGCTAAATTTAACCTTTTGCCAGTTTTGCATGTTGTGGCTGGTCCGCAATTGTCGCTAAAACTTTCAGATAAAATCACAGGAGCCTCTACTTTCACTGATGTTTTAAATAAAGAGAGTTTTAAGAGTGGTGACTGGGGTGCAGTATTGGGAGCAGGAGTTACAGTGTCAAAAATTCAACTTCAAGGGCGTTATGTATGGGGATTAAGCAAGGTAACAAGCAATAACGTTGAGTTTAAAAACCAAATGTTCCAACTTTCATTAGCATATAAGCTGTTTTAG